The following DNA comes from Nerophis ophidion isolate RoL-2023_Sa linkage group LG16, RoL_Noph_v1.0, whole genome shotgun sequence.
acaaaccaaaagtagtgaaacaaaaatgaatattatcaacaacagtatcgatattagttataatttcagcatagccgtgattaaaaatccctcattgacattatcattagacattgataaaaataataaaaaagaacaatagtgtcacagtggcttacacttgcatggcatctcataagcttgacaacacactgtgtccaatgttttcacaaagataaaataagtcatatttttggttcctttaatagttaaaaaaaaattacattattgcaatcagttgattaaacattgtcctttacaattataaaagctttttaaaaagaatctactactctgctagcatgtcagcagactggggaagatcctgctgaaatctatgtattgaatgaatacacaatccttttgaatcggaaaaatatcgtttttgaacggAGAATCgtatcgaatcgaatcaaaaaaatcgatatattatggaatcgtgaccccaagaatcgatattgaatcgaatcgtgggacacccaaagattcacagcccgagtagaaacagtctccatgcctaagttctTGATTTGATAAACTGGGCCAAgttattaggacacctgattctcatcatttggatgggtggccaaagacttttggcaatatggtgtataTACTGGGGATTAGTCCAAAGTGTGTACATAAGAGATTAGTTCAAAGAAAAACAAGTCTGTCCAGAATGCTTGTATTGTgtctgactgtttttttttttttttacagaaattactcttatttcattttaaattcaagtacctaaTTCAGACTCGACCTATTTTGCATTGAAAGGATGTGTGTTCTTCTGCGCTATGTCCATATATTTCATTGTGTGCACATTGCTGTATTCCACTAATAGTTTTACAAATGTATTTACTAACTATTGTATTTTATATAAACAGCTTATGAAAGCTTTACTTtattttagggctgggcgatatatggaatatactcgttatatcggtttgtctctgtgcgatatggaaaaGGACTATATGGTGATTTAGGAGTATTTTgttgtcacgcagttgcttttagctgcgggcattaaactacaggctcttctcactctttcttgtctctgcttctcacagagacagaaaacaagcgcaccttcttacaaacgtcacatactgtcgcgcgtgcaacgtcatacgccctcgccgagcagagaagtagcggcacgggtaacgttagctgtgatgctagcggagcggtgcgagtggtaatacgagagaaagaaggtgcgaatctggtaacaaatggaggaataactTAATTCCCAAAACAGCAGGGAGTACATTGCGGGAAATGGATGACAAAGTTGTCAGTACAGAGAAAGCAGAAGAAGCCAAGATAAAGGTCATGCATCCCAATCTTGGAGCTAGACCGGGAGGTTCACATTTTCTGAGAAAACGACTTCAGAAAGGGCTAAAGTATTTTGATTCTGGCgattacatgtatatacatgtgtatgtatatgtatatatatatatatacacacacaaaacaagcaaaaaaatatataatatgtgtgtgtaggtatgtacatatgtatattatgtgtgatttgtatgtgtatatatgtttatacatgtatatatgtatgtatatacatttatatgtatgtgtgtatatgtatatgtatatgtatatatatatatatatatatatatatatatatatatatatatatatatatatatatatatatatacacacacacacacaaaacaagcaAAAAGTTCAATTTAAATCAGAATTAGTTTGTAAATCAAGCAAATAATTGCAACAAATACATGGCaactatataaaaaatatattaaatataaatatgtgaatgtgagtgtgaatgttgtctgtctatctgtgttggccctgcgatgaggtggcgacttgtccagggtgtaccccgccttccgcccgattgtagctgagataggcgccaccgaccccgaaagggaataagcggtagaaaatggatggatggatggattacaacaTGGCCAAggccaaaatgaagaataaacACTTGCCATCAGCCCCAACAGAGAAGGCTCAGATCACAGGTGGTCACATCCCGACACATCAGGACCTGCCTCAGAGAAAGACCTCTATTGCGACAAGCAAACTGGCTGAGAGATGAGTATTTTTGTAGCTTTATTATAGCTCGGTATAGCTcatttggtagagcggccgtgccagcaacttgatggttccaggttcgtttcccgctttggccatcctagtcactgccattgtgtccttgggcaagacactttacccacctgctcccagtgccacccacactggtttaaatgggacttcgatattgggtgtcactatgtaaagcgctttgagtcactagagaaaagcgctatatagaaatataattcacaaaaaaattcacattgtatggCGGTGTTTTGggttcaagcgggaagatgttgaacagacaaccgtaatatgtcaagtatgcggcaaaagagttgctacaaaaagtagcagcactgctattgtgtagcatcatttggaaagtcacccgctagaaaatGAGGAGTGCGTGAaattctgcatgtcaacatcttggtCGGTTCCACActcacaaaatgcccaagcaaccatttccacatcaacaccgaatgaaaaaaatagtcaacaacagaaagaagataacgtccgcaggaacctaccacatagtgaaggacatacactatttgatttcaatcaatcatcaatcaatgtttatttatatagccccaaatcacaaatgtctcaaaggactgcacaaatcattacgactacaacatcctcggaagaacccacaaaagggcaaggaaaactcacacccagtgggcagggagaattcacatccagtgggacgccagtgacaatgctgactatgagaaaccttggagaggacctcagatgtgggcaaccccccacccctctaggggaccgaaagcaatggatgtcgagcgggtctaacatgatactgtgaaagttcaatccatagtggctccaacacactcgcgagagttcagttcaaagcggatccaagacagcagcgagagtcccgtccacaggaaaccatctcaagcggaggcggctcagcagcgtagagatgtccccaaccgatacacaggcaagcggtccatcctgggtcccgacgagcggtccatcctgggtctcgactctggacagtcagtacttcatccatggtcatcggaccggaccccctccacaagggagggggggacataggagaaagaaaagaagcggcagatcaactggtctaaaaaggaggtctatttaaaggctagagtatacagatgagttttaagatgagacttaaatgcttctactgaggtggcatctcgaactgttaccgggagggcattccagagtactggagcccgaacggaaaacgctctatagcccgcagactttttttgagctctaggaatcactaataagccggagtcttttgaacgcagatttcttgccgggacatatggtacaatacaatcggcaagataggatggagctagaccgtgtagtattttatacgtaagtagtaaaaccttaaagtcacatcttaagtgcacaggaagccagtgcaggtcagccagtacaggtatatatgtatgtatatatgtatataaaggtatatacagtacaggcgtaatgtgatcaaactttcttgttcttgtcaaaagtctagcagccgcattttgtaccaactgtaatcttttaatgctagacatggggagacccgaaaataatacgttacagtaatcgagacgagacgtaacaaacgcatggataatgatctcggcgtctttagtggacaaaatggagcgaattttagcgatattacggagatgatgatcatcaatcttcaccaagacgtcacttaaatgacattcacggtaccggagggtcttgtgagatgacgctggctgctgcaagatcattattattaaaatatgaccgagaggaaggcgagaaacactttttatttcaacagactctcgtgccctaccttccgtcaaaactctaaaggccgactgcacatttcctatcttcacaataaaagccctgcttcatgctgcctgcgctaactaaatacagagtctgggaaaactggcgtgcacaagcgatccctcagaaagctggcgtgcacatcacttgtgcacgccagctttccgagactcttattttgttagcgcaggcagcatgaagcagggcttttattgtgaagataggaaatgtgcagtcggcctttagagttttgacggaagggacggcgcgaaagtctgttgaaataaaaagtgtttctcgccttcctctctgtcattttttcataataatgaactggcagcagccagcgtcatctcacaagaccctcgggtgccgtgaatgtcaatcaagcaagctacggaatttgccgccaatgtttttcttgtaaagtgtatggaagctggatgaattagatgccaaaaaccaacccctttcatgtggtattgtacagaaaggacaactttttttctcctccatttgaaaatgtgggcgttatcatcattactgtctgattccaatcaatgcaagtcatcagaatcaggtaatacaccaacttatattcttgtctttgtgaaagaaagacatctatatgtgttacacatgcttgtattatcattaaacacatttaacttgtttacaaaaatgtctctttcataaataaataaatataaatgatatatataaatgaggtagatcccctcgagttggtcaattgaaaagtagctctcctgcagaaaaagtgtgggcgccCCTGTTGTAGAACATGACACCTGATCCTTCATTTTGGATTGCCAGGAGAGCCGTGGTCAGGCCTAGAAACAGACCCACTGACCGCTCAGTTGTGCGTTGGACCTTTTTGAATAGCCAGTCCTAGCCTTTCAGAAACTACTGGAGTGGCAGAAGTATGAACTGGACTGTGGTCAATAAACTGTGCAACACAGAAAGTGCTAGGGCTCGCTCACAGATCGCTCAGGATGGACCAGCGATGTGACCACAGACTACACATCAAATGTGGCTCATTTGTGACAGGAAGGCAATATTTAAGTCCTAAGTATGGAGCGACACGGATGATGAGGAGATGATGAGGAGCAAACATGGCCATAACCCCACTGATGAACTAGGAAACTACCTGCCTCAGGGTGTCATGGCACATGGCGTGGTATGGCAGAGGGAAGGTCAAGGGATGGCCGCCTGGTTGGGATGGGACATTTGCACCCTTCACTGTGGGTAAGACTTTTGTGATGCTGTGTGGAAGATTGACTTATTGTGTGTTTTAGCATGTTGAATATGGAGGACCAAGATGTAGGGTCTGTTTAACAAGCGTTGACTGTGGGCTTCATAGTCATGTACTATACGTCCTAGGACTGGTACTTGCAATGTTTGCTATTTTCTTGAAGGCAAAATTAACAGAATcacttcatatttttttttaacaatattgtATCAGTAGAAGAATTTtaaatgttctgaactcctgtttcaatGCCAAACAAGCTTTGATCTTTGGATTCCACTGTGTTCTTCATAGTCATGTGATATACGTCCTAGGACTGGTACTTGCAATGTTTGCTATTTTCTTAAatgccatccatcatcttccgcttatccgaggttgggtcgcgggggcagcagcctaagcaggaaagcccagacttccctctctccagccacttcgtctagctcttcccgggggatcccgaggcgttcccaggccagccgggagacatagtcttcccaacgtgtcctgggtcttccccgtggcctcctaccagctggacgtgccctaaacacctccctagggaggcgttcgggtggcatcctgaccagatgcccgaaccacctcatctggctcctctccatgtggaggagcagcggctttactttgagttcctcccggatggcagagcttctcaccctatctctaaggggagagacccaaactcatttcggccgcttgtacccgtgatcttatcctttcggtcatgacccaaagctcatgaccataggtgaggatgggaacgtagatcgaccggtaaattgagagctttgccttccggctcagctccttcttcaccacaacggatcggtacaacgtccgcattactgaagacgccgcaccgatccgcctgtcgatctcacgatccactcttcccccactcgtgaacaagactcctaggtacttgaactcctccacttggggcagggtctcctccccaacccggagatggcactccacccttttccgggcgagaaccatggactcggacttggaggtgctgattctcattccggtcgcttcacactcggctgcgaaccgatccagcgagagctgaagatcccggccagatgaagccatcaggaccacatcatctgccaaaagcagagacctaatcccgtggccaccaaaccggatcccctcaacgccttgactgcgcctagaaattcggtTGGTCCGATGGTAGTGAAACAACATCGAAATACTACAGTCAATCACAGATCTtttcttaaatgataaatgggttgtacttgtgtagcgcttttctaccttcaaggtactcaaagcgctttgacgctacttccacatttacccattcacacactgattgagggagctgccatgcaaggcgctaaccagcccccatcaggagcaagggtgaagtgtcttgctcagggcacaacggatgtgacgaggttggtactaggtggggattgaaccagggagcctcgggttgcgcacggccactctaccactgcgctaACGAAATcacttgatatttttttttaacaatattgtGGTATCAGTAAAATAACTTaaaatgttctgaactcctgtttcaatGCCCAACAAGCATTGACTGTTGGATTCCACTGTGTTCTTCATAGTCATGTACTATACTTCCTAGGACTGGTACTTGCAAAGTTTGCTTTGTACTTGAAAACAGAATGacttcatatattttttaacaatattgTCGTATcagtaaaataatttaaaatgttctgaactcctgttttaaTGCCAAACAAGCTGTTGGATTCCACTGTGTTCTTCATAGTCATGTACTATATGTCCTAGGACTGGTACTTGCAATGTTTGCTTTGTTCTTGAAAACGGAATCACttcatatttattttaacaatattgTTGTATcagtaaaataatttaaaatgttctgaactcctgttttaaTGCCAAACAAGCTGTTGGATTCCACTGTGATCTTCATAGTCTTGTACTATACGTCCTAGGACTGGTACTTGCAATGTTTGCTTTGTTCTTGAAAACGGAATCACttcatatttattttaacaatattgTTGTATcagtaaaataatttaaaatgttctgaactcctgttttaaTGCCAAACAAGCTGTTGGATTCCACTGTGGTCTTCATAGTCATGTACTATATGTCCTAGGACTGGTACTTGCAATGTTTGCTTTGGTCTTGAAAACGgatcaggttgtttttttttcctgcagaCCACAAATTAGTCTGCTAATGGTGCAATCcgtttacaaaccccaaaagcagtgaagttgtcacgttgtgtaaatgctaaataaaaagagaatacaatgatttgcaaatccttttcaatttatatttaattgactagactgcaaagacaagatattttatgttccagctgagaaacatatatttttttggaaataatccTAAACTTAGAATCTAATGctattttttaccagtgtgttacatggcctttccttttaacaacactcagtaaaggtttgggaactgtggagacacatttttgaagtggaattctttcccgtttttacttgatgtacagcttaagttgttcaacagtctcctgcctcatattttagcctgcacacattttcaatgtctggactacaggcaggccagtctagtacccgacTCTTTaaatacgaagccacgctgttgtaacacgtggcttggcattgtcttgctgaaataagcaggggcgtccatgttaacgttgcttgtatggcaacatatgttgctccaaaagctgtatgtacctttcagcattaatggtgccttcacagatgtgtaagttacccatgccttgggcactaattcacccccataccatcacacatgctgccttttacactttgcgcctagaacaatccgggtggttctgttcctctttggtccggaggacacgacgtccacagttttcaaaaagaatttgaaaagtggacccatcagaccacagaacacttccccactttacatcagtccatcttagacgagctcgggcccaccaaagcgtttctgggtgttgttgataaatggctttggctttgcatagtagagttttaacttagacttacagatgtagcaaccaactgtagttactgaccgtgAGTTGTTCCtctgcccatgtggtgatatactttacacactgatgtcgctttttaaggtcttttaatgtctttaatgtcctactcagtgcctagtggttagagtgtcctccctgagatcggtaggttgggagttcaaacccggccgagtcataccaaagactataaaaaaaatggcaaacccggccgagtcataccaaagactataaaaaaaatggcacccattgcctccctgtttggcactcagcatcaagagttggaattgggggttaaatcaccataaatgattcccgggcgcggcaccgctgttgcctactgctcccctcacttcccatggggtgatcaagggtgatgggttaaatgcagaggacacatttcaccacacctagtgtgtgtgtgacaatcattggtactttactttaactttgtgttttttgatgtttccctcttacacacatgcttatgtgtgctatggcataatgtttttttcttatttgGCCCAGGCTTTGACTGAATATTTTCCCTCCCCACGCCCTCCCCAGCGTTTAACTGTTCCTCATCTTTTTGGTAAGtggcgccagaagttggcagacccgtcagcgatcctgttctgtctccctgtatgtctgtctgctcttgaatgggattgtgctgaaattcTTAATTCcccctctgggattattaaaatatttctgattttgatgcagtagcacctgagggatcaaaggtcacaggctttgctgcttacctgcagtgatttatccagactctctgaatcttttgatgatatcacggagcgtaaatggtgaaatccccaaattccatgctatagctgcttgagaaatattgtgcttaaaaaatgtgtttaggcatttgttgacaaagtggtgaccctcgccccgtccttgtttgtgaacgactgagcatttcatggaagtgaagtgaattgtgtgaagtgaattatatttatatagcgcttttctctagtgactcaaagcgcattacatagtgaaacccaatatctaagttacatttaaaccagtgtgggtggcactgggagcaggtgggtaaagtgtcttgcccaaggactaggatggcggaagcgggaatcgaacctgtaaccctcaagttgctggcacagccgctctaccaaccgagctatgctgctttttacccaatcatggcacccaccattcctcaactttctcacttttttttgccacttgtgccagctttttagacacatgttgccggcatcaaattccaaatgcactaatttttgcaaaaactaacaaagtttaccagtgtgaacatgaaatatcttgtctttgcagtctattcaattgattataagttgaaaaggatttgcaaatcattgtaccgtatttccttgaattgctgcagggtatatagtatgcgcctgcctagaattactgccgggtcaaactcgtcacgtcacgagtgacacttcacctgtcatcattttcaaaatggaggaggctgatttcaatcatttgaaatcgcataaagggaagaagattaagagctattcagtaggatttaaggtccaagctattgaatatgctaaaaagaacattaagcagctatgttttattaatataccgtagctgcgtgtgtcaaatatgagtcattaaatgactcccgccttctgatggtagagggcgctagtgagccttcttgcgactacttggctgcagaagaagtgacaacaagcagcaagagtgtgcAGCAATCGTTTTTctatttcctctcgcttgcacggtggaagaggggtttgtgcgtctgcctcacagtacgaagttcctgcaggcctgggttcaaatccaggctcgggatctttctgtgtggagtttgcatgttctccccgtgaatgcgtgggttccctccttcctcccacttccaaagacatgcacctggggataggcccctcccacctccaaagacatgcacctggggataggcccctcccacctccaaagacatgcacctggggataggctcctcccacttccaaagacatgcacctggggataggcccctcccacctccaaagacatgcacctggggataggcccctccctcttccaaagacatgcacctggggataggcccctcccacctccaaagacatgcacctggggataggcccctcccacctccaaagacatgcacctggggataggctcctcccacccccaaagacatgcacctggggataggcccttcccacttccaaagacatgcacctggggatagcttgattggcaacactaaaattgcccctagtgtgtgaatgtgagtgtgaatgttgtctgtctatcagagg
Coding sequences within:
- the LOC133535701 gene encoding cAMP-regulated phosphoprotein 19-like, with product MDDKVVSTEKAEEAKIKVMHPNLGARPGGSHFLRKRLQKGLKYFDSGDYNMAKAKMKNKHLPSAPTEKAQITGGHIPTHQDLPQRKTSIATSKLAER